From Dendropsophus ebraccatus isolate aDenEbr1 chromosome 2, aDenEbr1.pat, whole genome shotgun sequence, a single genomic window includes:
- the DSEL gene encoding dermatan-sulfate epimerase-like protein, translating to MALNVAGQSFFAMFFIFLSPVCCSNYTDDWMALKGDISPYNRLFHVTAGVKQKSNPSHPRLYFDGADVPGLRQKSHTTHIHLFRAIRNAVNKMLANPSYYLPPLKHADFAAKWNEIYGNNLPPLALYCLLFPDDKTAFTFALEYMDRMVNYKDWLVQNAPGDEVPPAHSLTGFATAFDFLYRFLDNDRRQKYLEKIETVSDEMYEWSKVRAWGKQFLHNHQTTNMLALLIGALVVEEHNAKQANIWKQTVVDVLEKTMFLLNHVVDGSLDEGVAYGSYTAKSITQYVFLAKRHFGMNHFDNNWLRMHFWFYYSTLLPGYQRTIGIADSNYNWFYGPESQLVFLDSFILKNGAGNWLASQIRKHRPKDGPMVQSTAQRWSTLHTEYLWYNPEFTPHPPVDHGTPKMHVFPNWGVVTYGAGLSNTQTNTFVSFKSGKLGGRAVYDIVHFQPYSWVDGWRSFNPGHEHPDQNSFTFAPNGQVFVSEALYGPKLSHLNNVLVFAPSPTSQCNKPWEGQLGECSQWLKWTANDTGDAAGEVITASQQGETMFVCGEAVSAYSSSMKLKSVYRCLLLLNHQTLLIVDHIEKHEDSPLSLVSAFFHNLDIDFKYVPFRFLNKFNGAMMDIWDAHYKMIWVDQNGNSPVGSIQEAEQTAEFKKRWTQFVNVTFQLNQKMSRIAYVFNGPYVNVSDLKFLDSNNHGVKISVKVNNTENFVSIVTDYNDLEVRFNFLGFGGYGKLEDQNRIVRFGLGTEHIKKTTKSINMNVFHFGLRFNLVIGLILCAGLGILVFHWRFYIPFGKLMRWILVLIITLWVFEFIDVWTACTQPICTKWSSEGADTESSKKSEVHSDLPIVVITSLPGSGAEILKQLFFNTSDFVYIKVPTVYIDIPEAEYKIDSFVDPCEWSSSDVVDGHFKLIQGWLQSLLQNTKLHLQNIDLQGPLKPKLFHHLPVTKDKKKRYKRRDPFFEQRTRYKGYYDRDADYVRQLRKHLTLFPKAQPVLGLSSGSWTLKLPFIEKIIGPQLRALFIVRDPRAWAYSMLYKSSPSLFSLRNVDQRLSTMFRDEEKQKCRSNAGYAPEYESSKEELTNRKSHALTKLTHVWLANTAAAIRINNDLESKSYLLVKFEDIVNFPEETTQKIYSFFGIPLSPASLNQIMFASYTNLFYLPHEGEISPANINTWKINMPREDIALIEEICWTQMNKLGYARFRE from the coding sequence ATGGCTCTAAATGTTGCAGGACAGTCTTTTTTTgcgatgttttttatttttctgtcgcCTGTCTGTTGTAGCAATTATACCGATGACTGGATGGCACTTAAAGGGGATATCAGCCCTTATAACAGATTATTTCATGTTACTGCTGGTGTAAAGCAGAAAAGTAATCCTTCACATCCAAGATTATATTTTGATGGTGCAGATGTTCCGGGATTGAGGCAGAAGTCTCACACTACTCACATACACTTATTTAGAGCGATTAGAAATGCTGTTAACAAGATGCTGGCTAATCCATCTTACTACTTGCCCCCTCTAAAGCATGCTGACTTTGCAGCTAAATGGAATGAGATTTATGGGAACAATTTGCCTCCATTGGCTTTATATTGCTTGCTGTTTCCAGATGATAAAACTGCATTCACCTTTGCACTGGAATATATGGACAGGATGGTGAATTACAAAGACTGGCTGGTTCAAAATGCACCTGGTGATGAGGTACCACCAGCGCACTCTTTGACGGGATTTGCAACAGCTTTTGATTTTTTATACCGTTTTCTTGACAATGATAGAAGACAAAAGTATTTGGAAAAAATTGAGACTGTCAGTGATGAAATGTATGAATGGTCCAAAGTTCGTGCATGGGGAAAACAATTCCTCCACAACCACCAAACCACTAATATGCTTGCACTGCTTATCGGAGCACTCGTTGTTGAAGAGCACAATGCAAAACAAGCTAATATATGGAAACAAACTGTTGTTGATGTGCTGGAAAAAACAATGTTCCTCCTAAATCATGTTGTGGATGGCTCTCTCGATGAAGGAGTTGCCTATGGTAGCTACACAGCAAAATCAATTACACAATATGTTTTTTTAGCAAAACGTCATTTTGGTATGAATCATTTTGACAACAACTGGCTGAGGATGCACTTCTGGTTTTACTATTCTACGTTGTTGCCAGGATATCAGAGAACAATTGGAATTGCAGATTCTAATTACAATTGGTTTTATGGACCCGAAAGCCAGTTAGTATTTCTGGATTCGTTCATATTGAAGAATGGAGCTGGAAACTGGTTGGCCAGTCAGATCAGAAAACACAGACCAAAAGATGGACCAATGGTACAGTCCACAGCACAGAGGTGGAGTACACTTCACACAGAGTATTTGTGGTATAATCCTGAATTTACCCCCCATCCGCCAGTTGATCATGGCACACCAAAAATGCATGTGTTTCCTAATTGGGGAGTTGTAACATATGGTGCTGGTTTGTCCAACACTCAAACCAACACATTTGTTTCATTTAAGTCTGGAAAGCTTGGTGGTCGAGCAGTATATGACATTGTTCATTTTCAGCCATATTCCTGGGTAGATGGGTGGAGAAGTTTTAATCCCGGTCATGAACATCCTGATCAAAATTCGTTCACCTTTGCTCCTAATGGACAGGTTTTTGTTTCAGAGGCACTCTATGGACCAAAACTGAGtcatttaaataatgttttagTTTTTGCTCCTTCTCCTACAAGTCAGTGCAATAAACCATGGGAAGGTCAACTTGGCGAATGCTCACAGTGGCTAAAGTGGACAGCAAATGACACCGGAGATGCAGCTGGTGAGGTTATTACAGCAAGTCAACAAGGGGAGACAATGTTTGTATGTGGTGAAGCAGTGTCTGCCTACTCGTCTTCCATGAAATTAAAAAGTGTTTACCGTTGCTTGCTGCTTTTAAATCACCAGACACTGCTTATAGTCGATCACATTGAAAAGCATGAAGATTCTCCACTGTCCTTAGTCAGTGCCTTTTTTCATAATTTAGATATAGATTTTAAGTATGTTCCATTTAGGTTTCTTAATAAATTTAATGGTGCTATGATGGATATATGGGATGCACATTACAAAATGATTTGGGTAGACCAAAATGGTAATAGTCCTGTAGGTAGTATTCAGGAAGCTGAGCAGACAGCGGAATTCAAAAAGCGTTGGACACAATTTGTAAATGTCACCTTTCAGTTAAACCAAAAAATGTCAAGGATAGCTTATGTATTTAATGGACCGTACGTTAATGTTTCAGATTTGAAATTCCTAGACAGTAACAACCATGGTGTCAAAATATCTGTTAAAGTTAACAATACAGAAAATTTTGTGTCTATAGTAACAGACTATAATGATCTTGAGGTAAGATTCAACTTTCTTGGCTTTGGAGGGTATGGGAAGTTAGAAGATCAGAATAGAATAGTTCGATTTGGCTTGGGCACTGAGCATATTAAGAAAACAACTAAATCAATTAATATGAATGTTTTTCACTTTGGGCTCAGATTCAATTTGGTTATCGGCTTAATATTGTGTGCAGGCTTGGGCATTTTAGTATTTCATTGGAGATTCTATATTCCCTTTGGTAAGTTGATGCGTTGGATCCTTGTATTAATTATAACCCTGTGGGTTTTTGAATTTATCGATGTATGGACAGCATGCACTCAGCCTATTTGTACAAAGTGGAGTAGTGAGGGAGCCGATACAGAAAGTAGTAAGAAAAGTGAAGTCCATTCTGATCTACCCATTGTAGTAATTACATCTTTACCAGGTTCGGGAGCTGAGATTTTAAAGCAACTCTTTTTTAACACTTCAGATTTTGTTTATATCAAGGTTCCTACAGTTTACATTGACATTCCAGAGGCAGAATACAAAATTGATTCATTTGTGGATCCATGTGAATGGAGTAGCTCTGATGTTGTGGATGGACATTTTAAACTTATCCAGGGTTGGCTTCAATCATTGCTCCAGAACACAAAACTTCATTTACAGAATATTGATTTGCAAGGACCCTTAAAGCCTAAACTTTTTCACCATTTACCAGTTaccaaggataaaaaaaaacgctATAAAAGACGAGACCCATTTTTTGAACAAAGAACCAGATACAAAGGATATTATGACAGAGATGCTGACTATGTTAGACAACTTCGCAAACATTTAACATTGTTTCCCAAAGCTCAGCCAGTGCTCGGCTTAAGCAGTGGTAGCTGGACTTTAAAGCTTCCATTCATTGAAAAAATTATTGGACCTCAGTTAAGAGCATTATTTATTGTAAGAGACCCACGTGCTTGGGCCTATTCCATGTTATATAAAAGCAGTCCAAGTTTGTTTTCCTTAAGGAACGTTGACCAGCGTTTATCAACAATGTTCAGAGATGAAGAAAAGCAGAAATGTAGGTCAAATGCCGGCTATGCTCCGGAATATGAGTCATCGAAAGAAGAGCTTACTAATCGTAAATCACACGCTCTGACAAAACTTACCCATGTTTGGCTAGCCAATACTGCAGCAGCCATCCGAATAAATAACGATTTAGAATCAAAAAGTTACCTTCTGGTTAAATTTGAGGACATTGTAAATTTTCCTGAAGAAacaacacaaaaaatatatagctTTTTTGGCATTCCTCTATCTCCTGCAAGTTTAAATCAAATAATGTTCGCAAGTTACACTAACTTATTTTATTTACCCCATGAAGGGGAAATTTCCCCGGCAAATATAAACACATGGAAGATAAATATGCCTAGAGAAGATATTGCCCTGATTGAGGAGATATGCTGGACACAAATGAATAAACTTGGATATGCAAGATTTAGAGAGTAA